The DNA window TGAATGAGGGATGCCTCTGGAATAGTGGTATATTTTTGTTCGACACAGCTGTGTTCTTTGATGAAGTGATAAAACATGCTCCAGAAATATCCGATACATTCGAATCAAATATTGATTTAGAGGTTATTTATCAACAGGTTCCTTCGGTATCTATTGATTATGAAATAATGGAAAAATCAAATAAAGTTGCTGTTGTTAAACTCAACAAAAAATGGAATGATTTAGGTGATTTCAACTCAATATATAATGAGTTTGAAAAGGATTACAAAGGTAATGTGGTTTATGAATGTGATGATTTTTCAATTGGTTCAACTGATAATCTAATATATTCTGAAAAGAACAAAGCTGTTTCATTAATCGATGTCAATAACATGGTTGTTGTGGATACTTCGGACGCACTGCTTGTCTGCCCTAAAGAGAGCAGTCAGAAAGTAAAAGAGATTGTAAATGGGTTAAAGGAAAGAAATGATGAAAGAGCTTATCTTCACAAATATGTTTACCGTCCTTGGGGTTCATATACTGTAATGGAATCATCTGAAACGCATAAAATCAAAAATATAACTGTGATACCGCAGAAATCTCTGAGCATGCAGCTTCACCACCACCGCAGTGAACATTGGGTAGTGGTAAAAGGAATGGCATCTGTAAAGGTCGATGGTCAGGAATATTTTTTAAGACAGGGTGAGAGTACATTTATTAGGGCAGGTGTAAAACATCGGCTATCAAATCCTGGTAAAGTGCCGCTTGAAATCATCGAAGTACAGCTTGGAGAATATGTGGGAGAAGATGATATCGTCCGGTTTGATGATGATTACGGAAGGGAAAATGTAACTTACCCAAATTTTAGTATAAATAGGAAAAATGTACATAATTAACCTTAATTAAGAATTATTAGACCAATTGTTCCATGTAAAAACATAAATAATTGGCTCTGTAGAAACCAGGTTCTGATAAAACTCTCTAATTCTGAAATGATTTAAGATAAATTACTCCTTTTTGGTTTTAAGCCAAAATAAAAAAGGAGCAATTATGAAGAAAAAGAACATATACCTTAAATTTATCGATGAAACTTTAAAAATCATTCGTAGAAATAGGCTTCCATTGTATTCAAGTAAGTACTCGAAACAGGATTATAACCAGCACCAGTTAATGGTGATGGTGCTGTTTAAAGATTACATAGTTACCGATTACAAGAGATTTACCCAATTACTAGAACTCATGTATCCAGTTATAGACAAACTGGAACTCGAAAAAAGTTCCTTTTTTACTATCACAAAAAATTATTATCTTGGATACCTCCTTCAAATTCGGATGGATACTCCAACCAAATAATGAAATTGTTCTATAAACGGGGTGATAGCCCCTGTATAGTAGTAGCAGATGCTTCAGGTATAACTAGCTGTTATGCTGTTCATTACTATTCATGGAGAACTGATTTATATCGGAAAATTTTCCTGAAATCTTTTATAGCAGTTGATACTGACAAGCAGATTATAATAAAAGGTAAAATCATCAAAAAACCCACAAATGACTCCTAACATGCAAAAACTCTGCTTAAACAATGTAAAAGGGTTAAAAAACCATATTATTATGTCATGGATAAAGCTTATGATTTAGATTATATCCATGAACTGATAATAGATGAATTAGGTTCTTCTGCTATTATTCCTTTAAGAAACAAATCTAGGAAGAAAATCAACGGTAAATATAGGAAAGAGATGTACATAGATTTTAGAGGATTTCGATTAACCACTGATTTTTACTAATTTTGTGACTTTAGAGATATTTAAGGTTAATTTGTATTTCTAACAGTTGATTTTTAGCTATTTTGATGTTGATTTAACCATGGGCTAGTGTCCGCTATCCCATGGTTAAATCACTCCTTTGCTCCTTAATGTACTCAATTGATACAGGTTGAATCCGAAGGCCGTAAACAGCATTTTTAGGTTCACTCGTTTCATAGTAGTAACGAGTGTGGTTCCTGCTTTGAATACTCCTTTTGTAACCGCATATACCCTTTCACCGGTTACTCTAATAGCGCTGATTCTACTGTTTCTTAATATTTCTCTCTGCATAGTAGCATCGTAACCCTGAGGGTTTGTACCGAAGTATCCCTTATCTCTATACACAACCTCATCCTCTCTTGAAAGATCGACTTTGTTATCATGGACTGTTGCTGTTGTGGTTTCGAATCTTCTAATCAGTTGATAATCCGTATCGATGATTGTATGTAGCTTGTAACCGAAATGAGATTTACCACTCTTCTTAGCCCATGTACCATCTTTGCTTCGTCTGGTCTTTGCTTCATTCCCACGGGGCTTGTCAGCCCCGGCATGTCCTGGGTCGGAATGAATGAACGTGGCGTCCTGGATCATTCCTTTCTTGATCTTGAGTCCAAGCGAATCGAGTTGTCTCTGCAACTCTCTCCATACCTCTTTTTCCTTGTTAGTATCGATGATCCTCTTCCTGAACAACCAGACAGTTGTACTGTCTGGTATGTATTCAGGGAATTTGAGGAAATGTCTGAACGAAATCCTGTCGATACACTGTTTC is part of the Methanohalobium evestigatum Z-7303 genome and encodes:
- a CDS encoding mannose-1-phosphate guanylyltransferase/mannose-6-phosphate isomerase, which codes for MKSIILAGGSGTRLWPLSREQYPKQFLKLGETSLFQDTVIRCFKVSDISEIFVVTKKSQKFFVLGQINELGYEIPEDNLLIEPEGKNTLPAIYYGAQEIERKFGKSIVGVFPSDHILDDGAMQTISDVQVLTSDYLLTFGIVPDSPQTGYGYIKPEEEIDSRVSGFRVSEFREKPDIEYAQRYMNEGCLWNSGIFLFDTAVFFDEVIKHAPEISDTFESNIDLEVIYQQVPSVSIDYEIMEKSNKVAVVKLNKKWNDLGDFNSIYNEFEKDYKGNVVYECDDFSIGSTDNLIYSEKNKAVSLIDVNNMVVVDTSDALLVCPKESSQKVKEIVNGLKERNDERAYLHKYVYRPWGSYTVMESSETHKIKNITVIPQKSLSMQLHHHRSEHWVVVKGMASVKVDGQEYFLRQGESTFIRAGVKHRLSNPGKVPLEIIEVQLGEYVGEDDIVRFDDDYGRENVTYPNFSINRKNVHN
- a CDS encoding IS5 family transposase, whose amino-acid sequence is MDTFTDFALNEEYKRLIAVGDKLAEVEALIDWKKFRPILESMYTNRSASGGRPEADVIVMLKMLILQQWHGLSDQEIEKQCIDRISFRHFLKFPEYIPDSTTVWLFRKRIIDTNKEKEVWRELQRQLDSLGLKIKKGMIQDATFIHSDPGHAGADKPRGNEAKTRRSKDGTWAKKSGKSHFGYKLHTIIDTDYQLIRRFETTTATVHDNKVDLSREDEVVYRDKGYFGTNPQGYDATMQREILRNSRISAIRVTGERVYAVTKGVFKAGTTLVTTMKRVNLKMLFTAFGFNLYQLSTLRSKGVI